From Penaeus monodon isolate SGIC_2016 chromosome 6, NSTDA_Pmon_1, whole genome shotgun sequence, the proteins below share one genomic window:
- the LOC119574638 gene encoding glycine-rich protein-like isoform X1 has translation MKTLIAVLLVAFVAAEQKREAKPSYGLHYPLTYPYGVGLGSTYGLYPYGTHSFLSTRGHILHKRDAEADPGYLLGGGLGLGNAYGYGLTYGLGQGYGYGYPLGHVSYHAASHSIGKREAEPGFAHGLLGHGTSYGYNPSLLYPGIAHSYQYNRAFTPLIYG, from the exons ATGAAGACTCTG ATCGCTGTGTTGTTGGTCGCCTTCGTGGCAGCAGAACAGAAGCGCGAGGCTAAACCTTCCTACGGCCTCCACTACCCCCTTACCTACCCTTATGGTGTAGGCTTAGGTAGTACCTACGGGCTCTACCCATATGGCACTCACTCCTTCCTCAGTACCCGCGGCCACATCCTTCACAAGCGCGACGCTGAAGCCGACCCTGGCTACCTTTTGGGAGGAGGTCTTGGCCTAGGCAACGCTTATGGTTATGGCCTCACTTATGGCCTTGGTCAGGGTTATGGCTATGGATATCCATTAGGTCATGTTTCCTACCACGCCGCCAGCCACTCTATCGGCAAGCGTGAGGCTGAACCAGGCTTCGCACATGGTCTTCTTGGCCACGGAACATCCTACGGCTacaacccctctctcctctatccaggGATCGCTCATTCTTACCAATACAATCGCGCTTTTACTCCGCTTATCTACGGATAG